A window of the Phycicoccus sp. M110.8 genome harbors these coding sequences:
- a CDS encoding HAD family hydrolase — protein MKPHLVALDVDGTTIDHAGVLSPAVRDAVRDVVAAGHHVIVSTGRSIVATTPILEELGITTGYAVCSNGAVTIELDPAEDRGFRVLEAVTFDPAPALNLLRVEWPDAVVAVEELGVGFKLSAPFPDGELQGELRVVPWDELVADPVTRVTFRAPEGTAEDFLALTERIGLHGVNYAVGFSAWLDLNPEGVSKGSALEILRRRLDVEPRYTVAVGDQRNDVEMLHWAARGVAMGNAPDEVKAVADEVTGHVDDDGLLPVLLSLLEG, from the coding sequence ATGAAGCCCCACCTCGTCGCGCTCGACGTCGACGGCACCACCATCGACCACGCGGGCGTCCTGTCGCCGGCCGTCCGCGACGCCGTCCGCGACGTGGTGGCCGCCGGCCACCACGTCATCGTCTCGACCGGCCGCTCGATCGTGGCGACCACCCCGATCCTCGAGGAGCTCGGGATCACCACGGGGTATGCCGTGTGCTCCAACGGCGCGGTGACGATCGAGCTGGATCCCGCCGAGGACAGGGGATTCCGCGTGCTGGAGGCCGTCACGTTCGACCCGGCGCCCGCGCTCAACCTGCTGCGCGTCGAGTGGCCGGACGCCGTCGTGGCAGTCGAGGAGCTGGGTGTCGGGTTCAAGCTGAGCGCACCGTTCCCCGACGGCGAGCTCCAGGGCGAGCTGCGGGTCGTGCCGTGGGACGAGCTGGTCGCCGACCCGGTGACCCGCGTGACCTTCCGGGCACCCGAGGGCACCGCCGAGGACTTCCTGGCCCTCACGGAGCGGATCGGCCTGCACGGGGTCAACTACGCGGTCGGCTTCTCGGCCTGGCTCGACCTCAACCCCGAGGGCGTCTCCAAGGGCTCGGCGTTGGAGATCCTGCGCCGTCGCCTCGACGTCGAGCCGCGGTACACCGTCGCGGTGGGCGACCAGCGCAACGACGTCGAGATGCTGCACTGGGCCGCGCGCGGCGTGGCCATGGGCAACGCCCCCGACGAGGTGAAGGCGGTCGCCGACGAGGTGACCGGCCACGTGGACGACGACGGCCTGCTGCCGGTGCTGCTCTCCCTGCTCGAGGGATGA
- a CDS encoding thioesterase family protein: MRHVVTAEDTARALGSGDVEVLGTPRLLAWIEAATVEAAAPHVPAGSTSVGRSVELAHRRPTAVGAAVEVVADEPVVEGHSLVFDVRAVDDEGTLVADGRVTRVVVDRARFDV; this comes from the coding sequence ATGCGCCACGTCGTGACGGCCGAGGACACGGCCAGGGCCCTCGGGAGCGGCGACGTCGAGGTGCTGGGGACGCCGCGGCTCCTGGCGTGGATCGAGGCGGCCACGGTCGAGGCGGCGGCGCCGCACGTGCCGGCCGGCTCCACGAGCGTGGGCCGGTCGGTCGAGCTCGCCCACCGCAGGCCGACCGCCGTGGGCGCGGCGGTCGAGGTCGTGGCCGACGAGCCGGTCGTCGAGGGCCACAGCCTGGTGTTCGACGTGCGGGCCGTGGACGACGAGGGGACGCTCGTCGCCGACGGCCGGGTCACCCGGGTCGTCGTCGACCGCGCCCGCTTCGACGTGTGA
- a CDS encoding DUF2332 domain-containing protein: protein MSPVAGPLPDAVTAESFRAFARGQAAGWSPTYERLAYAVAQDERVLGLLAGLPEATRQPNLLFGVGRLLGAPVDDPDAFPRWVVTRWGDVEREVRGRSTQTNEAARCATLLPALSSLPGPLALLELGASAGLCLYPDRYRYDYGDGVVGDGDGPVLGCRWLGDSTPPTTRPEVAWRAGLDLHPLDVADPDHLRWLDCLVWPEHDERRERLHAAARVAAQDPPLLVTGDLVTDLPALARRAPEGATLVVLHTAVLAYVDAPTRVAFVETVRGLGAHWLANEAPSLLSGLLPVPPSSTADGPRPFLTALDGIPLGWSGPHGQSYRPLT, encoded by the coding sequence GTGAGCCCCGTCGCGGGTCCGCTCCCGGACGCAGTCACGGCCGAGTCCTTCCGGGCCTTCGCGCGCGGGCAGGCGGCCGGCTGGTCGCCCACCTACGAGCGGCTCGCGTATGCCGTGGCGCAGGACGAGCGCGTCCTCGGGCTGCTCGCCGGGCTCCCGGAGGCCACGCGGCAGCCCAACCTGCTCTTCGGGGTGGGGCGCCTGCTGGGTGCCCCGGTCGACGACCCGGACGCCTTTCCGCGGTGGGTCGTCACCCGGTGGGGTGACGTCGAGCGCGAGGTGCGCGGGCGGAGCACGCAGACGAACGAGGCGGCACGGTGCGCCACCCTCCTGCCGGCCCTGTCGTCGCTGCCCGGGCCGCTGGCCCTGCTCGAGTTGGGCGCGAGCGCCGGTCTGTGCCTCTACCCCGACCGCTACCGGTACGACTACGGCGACGGCGTGGTCGGCGACGGCGACGGTCCGGTGCTGGGGTGCCGCTGGCTCGGCGACAGCACGCCACCGACCACCCGACCCGAGGTCGCCTGGCGGGCCGGGCTGGACCTGCACCCGCTCGACGTCGCGGACCCCGACCACCTGAGGTGGCTCGACTGCCTCGTGTGGCCCGAGCACGACGAGCGCCGCGAGAGGCTGCACGCCGCGGCACGCGTGGCGGCGCAGGACCCGCCGCTGCTCGTGACCGGCGACCTCGTCACCGACCTGCCGGCGCTCGCCCGGCGCGCCCCCGAGGGCGCGACCCTCGTGGTCCTGCACACGGCGGTGCTCGCCTACGTCGACGCGCCCACCCGGGTCGCCTTCGTGGAGACGGTGCGCGGCCTGGGCGCGCACTGGCTCGCCAACGAGGCCCCGTCGCTGCTGTCGGGACTGCTGCCGGTCCCGCCGTCTTCGACCGCGGACGGGCCCCGTCCGTTCCTGACGGCGCTGGACGGCATACCGCTCGGCTGGTCCGGGCCCCACGGCCAGTCGTACCGACCGCTCACCTGA
- a CDS encoding RNA methyltransferase, producing MADLHLTSPANPRLKSLAALRRRRGREEAGRTLVEGYEELSLALDAGVLPQALYYCPELMLDPATQTRVVDEVRGRGVDTVQVSRAAFEKVAYREGPDGFLAVVPAVTRTCADLELGASPLVVLCQGVEKPGNLGAILRTADAAGADAVVAADPVTDWGNPNLVRASKGTVFSVPVASDSTVDTLAWLDAHGIALVATTPDTDLLHTDVDYTGPVAIAVGAEKYGLTDEVLERATHRVRIPMAGKANSLNVATSAAIVIYEAVRQRGLAGASSH from the coding sequence ATGGCTGACCTGCACCTCACCTCGCCCGCCAACCCGCGCCTGAAGTCCCTCGCCGCGCTGCGCCGTCGCCGCGGCCGCGAGGAGGCGGGCCGCACCCTCGTCGAGGGGTACGAGGAGCTGTCGCTGGCCCTCGACGCGGGGGTCCTGCCCCAGGCCCTCTACTACTGCCCCGAGCTGATGCTCGACCCGGCGACCCAGACCCGCGTGGTCGACGAGGTCCGGGGCCGGGGCGTCGACACGGTGCAGGTGTCGCGGGCCGCGTTCGAGAAGGTCGCCTACCGCGAGGGACCCGACGGCTTCCTCGCCGTGGTCCCGGCCGTGACGCGCACCTGCGCCGACCTCGAGCTCGGCGCGAGCCCGCTCGTCGTGCTCTGCCAGGGCGTGGAGAAGCCGGGCAACCTCGGCGCGATTCTGCGCACCGCCGACGCCGCCGGGGCCGACGCGGTGGTGGCGGCCGACCCGGTGACGGACTGGGGCAACCCCAACCTCGTGCGGGCGTCCAAGGGCACCGTCTTCAGCGTCCCGGTCGCCAGCGACAGCACCGTCGACACCCTCGCGTGGCTCGACGCGCACGGCATCGCCCTCGTCGCGACGACTCCCGACACCGACCTGCTGCACACCGACGTCGACTACACCGGGCCCGTCGCGATCGCCGTCGGGGCCGAGAAGTACGGCCTCACCGACGAGGTGCTGGAGCGCGCGACGCACCGGGTCCGGATCCCGATGGCGGGCAAGGCGAACTCGCTCAACGTGGCGACATCGGCCGCCATCGTCATCTACGAGGCGGTGCGCCAGCGCGGCCTCGCGGGAGCCTCGTCACACTGA
- a CDS encoding VOC family protein → MRVDHVSYAAEHDGLQATAERLSKLIGVDPVDGGIHPRFGTRNVILPLAHDRYVEVVEVLDHPASDKAPFGQAVRARSENGGGWLGWVVAVDDIKPVEERIGRQSVEGNRHRPDGVELRWRQLGVKGLISDPQLPFFVQWEDRSLHPSVGAHTEVTIEGLQIAGDPARVREWLDLPPEGTSTVIDFTFVAPHGTPGLLAVTFATPTGTVTV, encoded by the coding sequence ATGCGAGTTGACCACGTGTCGTATGCGGCGGAGCACGACGGTCTGCAGGCGACCGCGGAACGCCTGTCGAAGCTGATCGGCGTCGATCCGGTCGACGGCGGCATCCACCCGCGGTTCGGCACTCGCAACGTGATCCTGCCGCTGGCGCACGACCGCTACGTCGAGGTCGTCGAGGTGCTCGACCACCCCGCCTCCGACAAGGCGCCGTTCGGCCAGGCCGTGCGTGCCCGGTCCGAGAACGGCGGCGGCTGGCTCGGCTGGGTCGTCGCCGTCGACGACATCAAGCCCGTCGAGGAGCGCATCGGCCGCCAGTCGGTCGAGGGCAACCGCCACCGTCCCGACGGCGTCGAGCTGCGCTGGCGCCAGCTCGGGGTCAAGGGCCTCATCTCCGACCCGCAGCTGCCGTTCTTCGTGCAGTGGGAGGACCGCAGCCTGCACCCGTCCGTGGGCGCCCACACCGAGGTGACCATCGAGGGCCTGCAGATCGCCGGCGACCCGGCCCGGGTCCGCGAGTGGCTGGACCTGCCGCCGGAGGGCACCTCCACCGTCATCGACTTCACCTTCGTGGCACCGCACGGCACCCCCGGGCTGCTCGCCGTCACCTTCGCGACCCCGACGGGCACCGTCACCGTCTGA
- a CDS encoding MmcQ/YjbR family DNA-binding protein, whose protein sequence is MARSRRATVADIAAIALALPEVEESAARGGRPAYQVRSRSFVWFREPRPDAVDAETGERLEDVVGFRVPDAGAKDALVQSDGPWFTTPHFDGYDAVLLRERDIGELTVAELREVITDAWLSRAPKRLAKAFLEAT, encoded by the coding sequence GTGGCACGGTCTCGCAGGGCGACGGTGGCGGACATCGCCGCGATCGCGCTGGCCCTGCCGGAGGTCGAGGAGTCGGCTGCGCGGGGCGGGCGGCCGGCGTACCAGGTGCGCAGCCGATCGTTCGTGTGGTTCCGCGAGCCACGACCGGATGCTGTCGACGCCGAGACCGGTGAGCGGCTGGAGGACGTCGTGGGATTCCGCGTGCCCGACGCGGGTGCCAAGGACGCCTTGGTGCAGTCCGACGGGCCGTGGTTCACGACGCCGCACTTCGACGGCTACGACGCCGTGCTGCTGCGCGAGCGGGACATCGGCGAGCTGACGGTTGCCGAGCTCCGCGAGGTCATCACAGACGCGTGGCTGTCGCGCGCGCCGAAGCGGCTCGCGAAGGCGTTCCTCGAGGCGACGTAA
- a CDS encoding DUF2568 domain-containing protein: MAALGWVVLTLVFLDEVLAAVAAGVWGSYAGGWVLAVLAPVVVVAVWWAFASPRARWGGPVVRPVVKVLVFGLASLGLWVAGHHGWAVALLVFSVVVNGLAQLPSIRALVDQQERSPAS, encoded by the coding sequence GTGGCCGCGCTGGGATGGGTGGTGCTGACGCTCGTCTTCCTGGACGAGGTGCTGGCGGCGGTGGCGGCAGGCGTGTGGGGCTCGTATGCGGGCGGCTGGGTGCTCGCGGTCCTCGCACCGGTGGTGGTGGTCGCCGTGTGGTGGGCGTTCGCGTCACCGCGGGCCCGGTGGGGCGGCCCGGTCGTGCGACCGGTGGTGAAGGTGCTGGTCTTCGGGCTGGCCTCGCTCGGGCTGTGGGTGGCCGGTCACCACGGGTGGGCGGTCGCACTGCTCGTGTTCTCCGTGGTCGTCAACGGGCTCGCCCAGCTGCCCTCGATCAGGGCCCTGGTCGACCAGCAGGAGCGGTCGCCCGCGAGCTAG